The sequence below is a genomic window from Sorangiineae bacterium MSr12523.
CGTCGTTGGGTCCGGCGTAGGCCGCACGCGGGATCGCGCTGAAGGAAAGCAGAGAAAGGAGAAAGAGCGATACGAATGAAATGAGACGTAGCGCGGGCATCACCGGGCCCAATTAGCCCGCATTTGTGCCTCGTGCCACAGGGTTTAGGGTGGAGGGTGAAGGGTTTAGGGTCAGAGAGAAACCCAAGCTTCGGCTTTCCGGTGCTCTTCCTCCCTAAACCCTAAACCCTATCCCCTAAACCCTGCCCGACGGCACGAGCGTTGCTCTTGATCCGGTGAACATCTCGTTACGGGGGGCTCACATGATTTCGATGCGAGCGCGCCGGTGGCTGGCCATCGGCGTATTGGGATTGGCCGGTTCGGTGGGGGCATTCAGCGTGGGAGCCGGTGTGGCCGCGCGACTCGAGCGGCATATGTCCTCGGTGTCCATTGCCAAGATCCGGGTGCATGATCTCGCTCAGGCCGCGCGCACCAAAAAGTAGCGTCCGCTCTCCCTAACCCCTCAGCTGCAGCTTTCCGCACAGCTCGTAGATATCGCTCGGTCCGTGTGAGGCGCTACACTGTCCGTGAGGCCATGAACGCCAGGACGGACCCGAAGACCCGCGAAGCACGCGCATCGTCGGTGGACGTCCATGCGCTCCTACGCGAAATCCTCCTGGACAAGAAGGCGTCCATCATCGCGGCCGGTCAGCAGGTGTCGTTGGAGCTCAATGCGCGGCGCCCCCATGTTAAAGGGGAGAGGGATACCCTGCGCGAGTTCCTCGACCACGGCCTCGACACCCTGCTCACGGGCGCCGCACAAGGTACGCGCCTCGTTGTCGGCACGGTGACGATCGATCATCGCGTCAAGCTGCGCATGGTCTGCGGCGAGCGTTCGTTCGAAACGGAACTTTCGACCTTCATCAACACCGATCCTCCGGCGCCATCGCCGTTGGTGGTCGCGCCCAGCGCGCCGGTACTTGCAGGTACACGCACCGTGTTGGTGGTCGATGACGATATCGATACCGTCGCTCTCTTGCGGCGGGTGCTGGAACGTCGAGGTTACGAGGTCTTGGGGGCGACCAGTTTGGCCGAAGCGTTGATGGTAGCCGGCACACAATCGTTCGACGTCTTGATCAGCGACGTCGGACTGCCCGATGGCAGCGGTGTCGAGTTGATGGATCGTCTGGGTAGGCCTCATCACGCCATCGCCCTGACGGGCGTGAGCTCGGAGGAGGACATCGCTCGGATCCGTGCAGCCGGTTTTCGTCAGCACCTCACCAAACCCGTGAGTCTCACCACCCTTGAATCCGCCATCTCCGAGCTTCTGAAATCGGCGTAACCTGCCCGATGCTCGGAGGTTGGCGGTGTACCCGTTCAGCCCGTGCCCATGCCGAAGCGCCCCGCCGAAGCCCCACTTGAGGAGCCAACCGTGCCCACGAAGAACAACGGCCAAGCCGACCTTACTTTAGCTACGCGAAATGGCCGCAAGCGCACGAGCGCACCGCCCACGTCGACCGCTCCACGCAAGCGGACCAGCGCATCGAACGCGAAGGACCACGACGACCGCCCCACGCGAAAAGAGTGTGAGGCGCTCCTCGCGGCACTGCGTGCTCTGCGGGATGGCGACTTTTCGGTCCGCCTTCCCACACGCGAGCCCGGAATGATGAATGAGCTCGCGACGGCCTTCAACGAGCTCGCACACCGAAACGACTCCATGGCCCGCGAGGTGGCCCGTGTCGGCCGCGTGGTCGGGCGCGAGGGCCGCATGAACGAGCGCGCCTCCCTCCGCGGGGCCAAGGGCGCCTGGGCGATCAAGCTGGAGTCGATCAACTCGCTCATCTTGGACCTCGTGCGTCCCTCGACGGAGGTCGCGCGCGTCATCACCGCGGTGGCCGGGGGCGACCTGTCGCAGAAGATGGCCCTGGAGATCGACGGCAAGCCGGTTCGCGGTGAGTTTCTCCGCATCGGCGAGACGGTCAACACCATGGTCGACCAGCTCCGCTCCTTCGCCGCCGAGGTTACCCGCGTGGCCAAGGAGGTCGGCACCGAGGGAAAGCTCGGCGGGCAGGCGCACGTGCCGGGCGTGGGCGGCACGTGGAAGGACCTGACCGACAGCGTCAACTCGATGGCATCGAACCTGACGACGCAGGTGCGCGGCATCGCGGCCGTCGTCACCGCGGTCGCCGACGGCGACCTGACGAAGAAGTTCGTCGTCGAGGCGAAGGGCGAGGTCGCGGAGCTGGCCGACACCATCAACAACATGAGGGACACGTTGCGGCTCTTCGCCGACCAGGTCACCACCGTCGCGCGCGAAGTCGGCTCGGAAGGGAAACTGGGCGGGCAGGCGCGCGTGCCCGGCGTGGCCGGCACGTGGAAGGACCTCACCGACAACGTCAACTCGATGGCCTCCAACTTGACCGACCAGGTGCGCAACATCGCCTTGGTGACGACGGCGGTCGCGAATGGCGACCTGTCGCAAAAGATGAGCGTGGAGGTCGAGGGCGAGGTCCTCGAGCTGAAGAACACGTTCAACAGGATGGTCGATCAGCTTCGCGCCTTCGCCAGCGAGGTCACGCGCGTGGCGCGCGAGGTCGGTACCGATGGAAAGCTGGGCGGGCAGGCGCAGGTGCCCGGCGTCACGGGCGCATGGAAAGACCTCACCGAGAGCGTCAATTACATGGCCAACAACCTGACCGACCAGGTGCGTAACATCAAATACGTCACAACGGCGGTCGCCAATGGCGACTTGTCGCAGAAGATCTCCGTCGACGTCAAAGGTGAGATGCTCGAGCTGAAGAACACCATGAACACCATGGTGGACCAGCTCAATTCGTTCGCCGCCGAGGTTACCCGCGTGGCGCGCGAGGTCGGTACCGAGGGGCGATTGGGCGGGCAAGCGCACGTACCGGGAGTCGCCGGCACGTGGAAGGATTTGACCGACAACGTCAATTACATGGCCTCGAACTTGACGGGGCAGGTGCGAAGCATCGCCTTGGTGACCACGGCGGTCGCCAATGGCGACTTGTCCAAGAAGATCATCGTCGATGCGCGGGGAGAGTTCCTCGAATTGAAGAGCACGATCAATACGATGGTCGATCAGCTCAATTCGTTCGCGGGCGAGGTTACCCGCGTGGCGCGCGAAGTCGGCACCGAAGGAAAACTGGGCGGCCAGGCCAACGTGCCCGGCGTGGCCGGTACCTGGAAGGATTTGACCGACAACGTCAATTACATGGCCTCCAACGTCACCGGCCAAGTGCGAAATATCGCATTGGTTACTACGGCCGTCGCCAATGGCGATTTGTCGCAGAAGATAACCGTCGACGTCAAAGGCGAAATGCTCGAGATGAAGAACACCCTCAATACGATGGTGGACCAACTTCGAGCCTTCGCCGCCGAGGTTACCCGCGTGACGCGCGAGGTCGGTACCGAAGGGCGATTGGGCGGGCAGGCGCACGTGCCCGAGGTCGCCGGTACGTGGAAAGACCTTACCGATAGCGTCAATTACATGGCCAACAACCTGACCGAGCAGGTGCGAAATATCAAATTCGTCACCACCGCAGTGGCCAATGGCGATTTGTCGCAAAAGATCACCGTCGACGTCAAAAACGAATTGCTCGAGTTGAAAAACACGATCAACACGATGGTGGATCAACTTCGAGCCTTCGCCGCCGAGGTTACCCGCGTGGCGCGCGAAGTCGGTACCGATGGAAAGCTGGGCGGGCAGGCCTTCGTGCCGGGCGTGGCCGGTGTGTGGAAAGATTTGACGGAAAACGTCAATATGATGGCCGCCAATCTGACCACGCAGGTGCGCGGCATCGCGAAGGTCGTGACGGCGGTTGCGAATGGCGACTTGACGAAGAAGTTCGTCGTCGAAGCCAAAGGCGAAATTGCCGAATTGGCGGACACGATCAACAACATGACCGAGACGCTCGGGGTCTTCGCGGAGCAGGTCACCACGGTGGCGCGCGAAGTCGGTACCGAAGGAAAACTGGGCGGCCAGGCGCGTGCTCCCGGTGTGGCCGGCACGTGGAAGGACCTGACCGACAGCGTGAATATGATGGCCTCGAACCTGACCACGCAGGTGCGCGGCATCGTCAAGGTCGTGACCGCGGTCGCCAACGGAGACCTGTCGCAGAAGCTGCTCCTGGAGGCGCAGGGCGAGATTGCCGCCTTGGCCGTGACGATCAACAGCAT
It includes:
- a CDS encoding response regulator, with translation MNARTDPKTREARASSVDVHALLREILLDKKASIIAAGQQVSLELNARRPHVKGERDTLREFLDHGLDTLLTGAAQGTRLVVGTVTIDHRVKLRMVCGERSFETELSTFINTDPPAPSPLVVAPSAPVLAGTRTVLVVDDDIDTVALLRRVLERRGYEVLGATSLAEALMVAGTQSFDVLISDVGLPDGSGVELMDRLGRPHHAIALTGVSSEEDIARIRAAGFRQHLTKPVSLTTLESAISELLKSA